In one Candidatus Planktophila vernalis genomic region, the following are encoded:
- a CDS encoding dolichyl-phosphate-mannose--protein mannosyltransferase, with amino-acid sequence MIAAIAPILIAIASLAIRLINLATPKGFVFDEVYYVDGARDFLKYGVEVSGSKPEFIVHPPVGKWLIASGIQLFGDNEFGWRFATAIIGTLLILLFARLVHVLFYSPLLTAIGAFLMACDGLVLVHSRTALLDLFLTFFVLLAIYLWHQQRHWLAAIAIGLAMGCKWSAVYFLVAMVFVSLYKIFSEHPSKDLIRPTVMKFIQYGFLPVAVYITSWAGWFLSDRGWDRQWSSNSFASWIHYHSQMLGFHTGLTEKHSYQANPWSWMIMGRPTSFFYESPKGCGSDNCAQEVLAIGTPLLWWAGTIAVSVVIGFWLRSLFKRTTEPALNLIVLGMAAGYLPWFFFQSRTVFTFYAIVFEPFMILALVYCAKLLLDSSLKAGISQGLVAAFVTVILLNFVYFYPIFTGEIITYEAWLQRMWMNSWI; translated from the coding sequence ATGATTGCCGCTATCGCCCCGATCCTTATAGCGATTGCCTCCCTTGCGATTCGATTAATCAACCTGGCAACACCTAAGGGCTTTGTTTTTGATGAGGTCTATTACGTTGATGGAGCTAGAGATTTCTTGAAATACGGCGTGGAAGTTAGTGGCTCAAAGCCGGAGTTCATTGTGCATCCCCCAGTTGGTAAATGGCTTATAGCAAGCGGTATCCAACTCTTTGGCGATAATGAATTTGGTTGGCGCTTTGCCACTGCAATCATTGGAACACTTCTCATTCTGCTCTTTGCCCGCTTAGTTCATGTGCTGTTTTACTCACCGCTATTAACTGCCATAGGTGCATTCTTAATGGCGTGTGATGGATTAGTGCTTGTTCATTCAAGAACTGCATTACTTGATTTGTTCTTAACTTTCTTTGTTCTCTTAGCGATTTATCTCTGGCACCAACAAAGACATTGGTTGGCAGCAATTGCAATTGGTTTGGCGATGGGCTGTAAATGGAGCGCTGTTTATTTCTTGGTCGCGATGGTTTTCGTCTCTCTCTACAAGATTTTTTCGGAGCACCCTTCTAAAGATTTAATTCGACCAACAGTAATGAAATTCATTCAATACGGATTCCTCCCTGTCGCTGTTTACATCACTTCATGGGCTGGTTGGTTTCTCAGTGATCGTGGTTGGGATCGTCAATGGTCTTCAAATTCATTTGCATCATGGATTCACTACCACTCACAGATGTTGGGCTTTCATACTGGTTTGACCGAGAAACATTCTTACCAAGCAAATCCTTGGAGTTGGATGATTATGGGAAGACCAACTTCCTTTTTCTATGAATCACCAAAGGGTTGCGGCAGTGATAACTGCGCACAGGAAGTGTTAGCAATTGGTACACCGCTTCTATGGTGGGCGGGAACAATTGCTGTTTCAGTTGTTATTGGTTTTTGGTTACGCAGCTTGTTTAAGCGTACGACTGAGCCTGCCTTAAATTTGATTGTGCTTGGAATGGCTGCTGGTTACCTGCCATGGTTCTTCTTCCAATCCCGCACAGTATTTACTTTCTACGCAATAGTTTTCGAGCCATTCATGATTCTGGCTCTTGTGTATTGCGCAAAACTATTGCTTGATAGCTCTTTAAAGGCAGGTATCTCGCAAGGTTTAGTTGCAGCTTTTGTAACAGTAATCCTTTTAAACTTTGTGTATTTCTACCCAATTTTCACAGGCGAAATAATCACATACGAAGCATGGTTGCAACGTATGTGGATGAATTCTTGGATATAG